One genomic segment of Ancylobacter sp. IITR112 includes these proteins:
- a CDS encoding transposase — MKRSRFSEEPIFALLDEPASGVSGADLCRRHSVSDARLYP, encoded by the coding sequence ATGAAACGCAGCCGCTTCTCGGAAGAGCCGATCTTCGCCTTGCTGGACGAACCGGCATCGGGTGTTTCGGGTGCGGATCTCTGCCGCAGGCACAGTGTGAGCGACGCCCGCCTCTATCCATGA
- a CDS encoding glycosyltransferase, which produces MPGGSDIKRPILFIDIVQDYPAMGGVARVSEQVFRLLARQFSPRVLSARALARHLGLDAPDLAYLDRERHVAQALARQLPDAILFFPNFQSPVPGRLRGGTSPVISLIHDLQFAFLAQYFPPQRRDWLSGAFAEAGAHSDCLVFVSQTTRRHYLERYGAPRNQAVIYNPIGVEPPGPRPPEAGSEPFLLASMHAHPHKNFAGLFRVFEALAARLPNLRLLLTGHGRETLPGLAELAHLPPGRIRHLGHVEDRLLQSLSYHATAFVSLSEFEGFNMSAALAACHGTPLILSDLDAHRELFGQETLFLPAHIEPEDGARRIADFLGQPHPRYAWNWRQACNPAQVGAIYAEVIRHFGG; this is translated from the coding sequence GTGCCGGGCGGGTCCGACATCAAGCGACCCATCCTGTTTATCGACATCGTGCAGGACTACCCCGCCATGGGCGGGGTAGCGCGGGTATCGGAGCAGGTCTTCAGGCTGCTCGCGCGGCAGTTCAGCCCGCGCGTGCTGTCCGCGCGGGCGCTCGCGCGGCACCTGGGGCTGGACGCACCCGACCTCGCTTATCTCGACCGCGAGCGGCATGTGGCGCAGGCACTCGCCCGCCAGCTTCCGGACGCGATCCTGTTCTTCCCCAATTTCCAGTCGCCCGTGCCGGGCCGGCTGCGGGGCGGCACCTCGCCGGTCATCAGCCTGATCCACGACCTGCAATTCGCCTTCCTGGCCCAGTATTTCCCGCCCCAGCGCCGCGACTGGCTCTCCGGTGCCTTCGCGGAAGCCGGCGCGCACTCCGACTGCCTCGTCTTTGTCAGCCAGACGACGCGGCGACATTATCTGGAACGCTACGGCGCGCCGCGCAATCAGGCGGTGATCTACAATCCCATCGGTGTGGAGCCTCCGGGACCGCGCCCGCCGGAGGCCGGGTCGGAACCGTTTCTCCTGGCCTCGATGCATGCCCACCCTCACAAGAACTTTGCCGGGCTGTTTCGCGTGTTCGAGGCTCTGGCCGCCCGCCTGCCCAACCTCCGCCTGCTGCTCACCGGCCATGGCCGCGAGACCCTGCCGGGGCTCGCCGAGCTGGCGCATCTGCCGCCGGGGCGCATACGCCATCTCGGTCATGTCGAGGACCGGCTGCTTCAGTCGCTCTCCTACCACGCCACGGCCTTTGTGAGCCTGTCGGAGTTCGAGGGCTTCAACATGTCGGCGGCGCTTGCCGCCTGCCACGGCACGCCGCTGATCCTGTCCGATCTCGATGCTCACCGTGAGCTGTTCGGCCAGGAGACGCTGTTCCTGCCGGCGCATATCGAACCGGAGGACGGCGCAAGGCGTATCGCCGACTTCCTGGGCCAGCCGCATCCCCGCTATGCCTGGAACTGGCGGCAAGCCTGCAATCCCGCCCAGGTCGGCGCGATCTACGCCGAAGTGATCCGCCATTTCGGCGGCTGA
- a CDS encoding autotransporter domain-containing protein, whose amino-acid sequence MTVFARPIPRHIEPRSVLPFALRLLMSGVSALALVTVACGGAHATGGNGAGYNEAVGGTDSATGAGNAGQDSASTGGGGGGGAGETGGTGGTGVQGANSNAGGAGGASPGAAGEAGLGANDGSGDAGGGGGGGAHGYVGAALPTDAVTGGGGGVGGGGDYYGGGGGAGGWGAVVTGTGAGTLTVDVTGGAGGAGGVAIATGADGGTGGTGLYFTDPSGFTLTVQSAVTGGDGGAGGVAYFSGDAGLGGAGILGQNLNVILGPDGSIAGGLGGDGVTRAAAVEFTGGVNSFELQGGATVTGNVQAYSSADTFRLGGADYMLFDVSRLDGDGSIDEGEQFIGFGIFEKVGTGTAALTGNNTEITNFSVLGGSLYVDGGLTNTAFSVGDGAFLGGSGFIGSLTANAGSVVSPGSAGMPGLLTVAGNVTFQPGSVYEVNISTVDGVDEIQANTATLNGGTVRVASGSQYDLGTTYRILSTTNGISGEFLGVDAQSVFLDFSVLTSAYNVDLLVSRNGRSFASVGATANQRAAGAGTESLGSGNAVYDAVLDLASVGAVQGAFDQLSGEIHASIQTALLEDSRFLRNAAWDRLRTVEGEAPGMWVQGFGSWGDFGGDANAAELSRTIGGVFLGADGVLFDNWRIGALAGYSHSDFDGSDRASSGSSDDYSLGLFAGTSWGPAAFRSGLAYTWHDIETERGVAFPGFSDQLSSSSDGGTFQVFGELGYGFAVNGATLEPFVNLAYVNLSTDGFTEAGGVAALSGASETMSTGFSTLGLRASNSFNLGSLAATAKGMVGWSAAFGDTDPSVSMTYASGSLPFAVSGVPLAENALVVEAGLDLAVSPIAAVGIAYGGMFGSDLSDQSFTAKLNVKF is encoded by the coding sequence ATGACCGTTTTCGCTCGGCCCATCCCTCGCCATATTGAGCCCCGCTCGGTCCTGCCCTTCGCCCTCAGGCTGCTGATGTCGGGCGTGTCCGCCCTGGCGCTGGTGACGGTCGCCTGCGGCGGCGCCCACGCGACGGGCGGCAATGGCGCAGGCTACAATGAAGCCGTGGGCGGCACTGACAGCGCGACAGGCGCGGGCAATGCGGGTCAGGACAGCGCCAGCACCGGCGGTGGCGGCGGCGGCGGCGCGGGCGAGACGGGCGGGACCGGCGGCACGGGTGTGCAGGGCGCCAATTCCAATGCGGGCGGCGCGGGGGGCGCCTCACCCGGCGCCGCCGGTGAGGCCGGATTGGGCGCGAATGACGGTTCCGGGGATGCCGGCGGTGGCGGCGGCGGCGGTGCTCATGGCTATGTCGGCGCGGCCCTCCCCACCGACGCCGTCACCGGCGGGGGTGGCGGGGTTGGCGGAGGGGGCGATTATTATGGCGGCGGTGGCGGCGCGGGCGGCTGGGGCGCCGTGGTCACCGGCACGGGCGCCGGCACGCTGACTGTGGATGTCACCGGCGGCGCCGGCGGCGCGGGCGGAGTCGCCATTGCCACCGGCGCCGATGGCGGCACGGGCGGCACCGGCCTGTACTTCACCGATCCGAGCGGGTTCACGCTGACGGTTCAGAGCGCCGTGACCGGCGGCGACGGTGGCGCCGGCGGCGTGGCCTATTTCAGCGGTGACGCCGGGCTCGGCGGGGCGGGTATCCTCGGCCAGAACCTCAACGTCATACTCGGCCCCGACGGCAGCATCGCCGGCGGCCTCGGCGGCGACGGCGTCACCCGCGCGGCGGCGGTGGAGTTCACCGGCGGCGTGAACAGCTTCGAGCTGCAGGGCGGGGCCACCGTCACCGGGAATGTCCAGGCCTATAGCAGTGCCGATACGTTCCGCCTCGGCGGCGCCGATTATATGCTCTTCGACGTGTCCCGGCTCGATGGGGATGGCTCGATTGACGAGGGCGAACAGTTCATCGGCTTCGGCATCTTCGAGAAGGTGGGAACCGGCACCGCCGCCCTCACCGGTAACAACACAGAGATCACGAACTTCTCCGTGCTCGGCGGCAGCCTCTATGTGGACGGCGGGTTGACGAACACGGCTTTCTCGGTCGGCGACGGCGCCTTCCTCGGAGGATCGGGCTTCATCGGTTCGCTCACCGCCAATGCGGGTTCGGTGGTCTCGCCCGGCTCCGCAGGCATGCCGGGTCTGCTCACCGTGGCGGGCAACGTCACCTTCCAGCCAGGCTCCGTCTATGAGGTGAACATCAGCACGGTCGACGGAGTCGATGAGATCCAGGCCAATACCGCCACGCTGAATGGCGGTACGGTCCGGGTGGCCAGCGGTTCCCAATATGATCTGGGCACGACCTACAGGATCCTGAGCACGACGAACGGCATCAGCGGCGAGTTCTTAGGGGTGGATGCCCAGTCGGTCTTCCTGGATTTCTCCGTGTTGACCAGCGCCTATAACGTCGATCTCCTGGTGAGCCGCAACGGCCGCAGCTTCGCCTCCGTCGGCGCCACGGCCAACCAGCGCGCGGCCGGCGCGGGAACGGAGAGCCTCGGCAGCGGCAATGCCGTCTATGACGCTGTGCTGGACCTCGCTTCGGTGGGCGCGGTTCAGGGGGCGTTCGATCAGCTCTCAGGCGAGATCCACGCCTCGATCCAGACCGCGTTGCTGGAAGACAGCCGGTTCCTGCGCAATGCCGCCTGGGACCGCCTGCGCACGGTGGAGGGCGAGGCGCCGGGCATGTGGGTGCAGGGCTTCGGCTCCTGGGGTGATTTCGGCGGCGACGCCAACGCGGCCGAACTGAGCCGCACCATTGGCGGCGTCTTCCTGGGCGCGGACGGCGTGCTGTTCGACAATTGGCGCATCGGCGCCCTGGCCGGCTACAGCCACAGCGATTTCGACGGCAGCGACCGTGCGTCATCGGGTTCCAGCGACGACTATTCCCTCGGCCTCTTTGCGGGGACGAGCTGGGGGCCGGCCGCGTTCCGTTCGGGTCTTGCCTATACATGGCACGATATCGAGACGGAACGCGGTGTCGCCTTCCCCGGCTTCTCCGACCAGCTCTCCAGCAGCTCGGATGGGGGGACGTTCCAGGTGTTCGGCGAGCTGGGCTATGGGTTCGCCGTGAACGGCGCGACGCTGGAGCCGTTCGTGAACCTCGCCTATGTCAATCTCAGCACCGATGGCTTCACCGAAGCGGGCGGGGTGGCGGCGCTCTCCGGGGCCAGCGAGACCATGAGCACCGGCTTTTCCACGCTCGGGCTCAGGGCGAGCAACAGCTTCAACCTCGGCAGCCTCGCGGCGACCGCCAAGGGCATGGTGGGGTGGAGCGCGGCCTTCGGCGACACCGATCCTTCGGTGAGCATGACCTACGCGTCGGGCAGCCTGCCATTCGCAGTGTCCGGCGTGCCGCTGGCCGAAAACGCGCTGGTGGTGGAGGCCGGGCTCGACCTCGCCGTTTCCCCCATCGCGGCCGTCGGCATCGCCTATGGCGGGATGTTCGGTTCCGATCTCTCGGACCAGAGCTTCACCGCCAAGCTGAACGTCAAGTTCTGA
- a CDS encoding helix-turn-helix domain-containing protein, translating to MVEFADADHMSETLTRAGTARTVYSPASRHVPFLSRAAMLRAGSARLVAAASSAVRFEADGASIGVLMVPFHGMIRTMCEGRTLEWGAGRSAVMLPPGGCAGESTARSVVALDIEPAVLGGIVAGMRGEPPDDRGSTPDYTTPRSLKLSFGGVDFAQLLFQQMAFVNAMNGDPARIARAGLDDMLLRTALLLLHPELFFGESPPLARGTRGLNRACDYIDAHLTERITLSDLEKVSGLSARSLQYAFRAAFDRTPLQWAADRRLEKVRERILAARPGATLTAIAGAYFTNLGDFSRLYRQRYGERPSQTLQQALAQPLRD from the coding sequence GTGGTCGAATTCGCCGATGCCGACCATATGTCAGAAACGCTGACCCGGGCCGGCACGGCGAGAACCGTCTACAGTCCCGCCAGCCGCCACGTCCCTTTCCTCAGTCGTGCGGCGATGCTCAGGGCCGGGTCGGCGCGGCTCGTCGCCGCGGCTTCTTCGGCTGTGCGATTTGAAGCCGACGGCGCCAGCATCGGCGTCCTGATGGTGCCCTTTCACGGCATGATCCGAACAATGTGCGAAGGGCGTACCCTCGAATGGGGCGCGGGACGAAGCGCGGTGATGCTGCCACCCGGCGGGTGCGCCGGCGAATCGACCGCCCGTTCGGTGGTGGCGCTGGATATCGAGCCGGCGGTGCTGGGCGGGATAGTGGCCGGCATGCGCGGCGAGCCGCCAGATGATCGCGGCTCGACGCCAGACTACACGACACCGCGCAGCTTGAAGCTTTCCTTCGGCGGCGTCGACTTCGCCCAGTTGCTGTTCCAGCAGATGGCTTTCGTGAACGCCATGAATGGCGACCCGGCGCGGATCGCCCGCGCCGGTCTGGACGACATGCTCCTGCGCACCGCGCTGCTTCTGCTTCACCCGGAGCTGTTCTTCGGCGAGAGCCCGCCGCTGGCACGCGGCACGCGCGGGCTGAACAGGGCCTGCGACTATATCGACGCGCATCTGACCGAGCGCATCACCCTCAGCGACCTTGAAAAGGTGAGCGGGCTGTCGGCCCGCAGCCTGCAATATGCGTTTCGGGCGGCCTTTGACCGGACGCCGCTGCAATGGGCCGCGGACCGGCGGCTGGAGAAGGTGCGTGAGAGGATCCTCGCCGCCCGTCCCGGCGCCACGCTGACCGCCATCGCAGGCGCGTATTTCACCAATCTCGGTGATTTCTCCCGACTCTACCGGCAACGCTACGGCGAACGGCCCTCGCAGACGCTGCAGCAGGCCCTGGCACAACCTCTGCGTGACTGA
- a CDS encoding ABC transporter ATP-binding protein: MTTAPPRAALRLESIERRYAQGEGTLEILRGADFTVLEGQSVALVAPSGTGKSTLLHIAGLLEHQDAGEVFIGDTGTAGLSDAERTRIRRVDVGFVYQFHHLLPEFSAQENVMLPQMIRGLPRREAAQRAKELLSYLGLGKRLEHRPGELSGGEQQRVAIARAVANAPRVLLADEPTGNLDPHTADHVFHALSQLVEATGLAAVIATHNLDLADRMHRRVTLREGQVVELA, encoded by the coding sequence ATGACGACCGCACCCCCACGGGCCGCGCTGCGGCTGGAGAGTATCGAGCGCCGCTACGCGCAGGGCGAGGGCACGCTGGAGATCTTGCGCGGCGCCGATTTTACCGTGCTGGAAGGCCAGTCGGTGGCGCTGGTCGCGCCCTCCGGCACCGGCAAGTCGACGCTTCTCCACATTGCCGGGCTGCTGGAACATCAGGACGCCGGCGAGGTGTTCATCGGCGACACCGGCACGGCCGGCCTGTCGGACGCCGAGCGCACCCGCATCCGCCGGGTGGATGTCGGCTTCGTCTATCAGTTCCATCACCTGCTCCCCGAATTCTCGGCGCAGGAGAATGTGATGCTGCCGCAGATGATCCGCGGCCTGCCGCGCCGGGAAGCGGCGCAGCGGGCGAAGGAATTGCTGAGCTATCTCGGTCTCGGCAAAAGGCTGGAACATCGTCCGGGCGAGCTTTCCGGCGGCGAGCAGCAGCGCGTCGCCATCGCCCGCGCGGTCGCCAATGCGCCGCGCGTGCTGCTGGCGGACGAGCCGACCGGCAATCTCGACCCGCACACCGCCGACCATGTGTTCCACGCGCTCTCGCAGCTGGTGGAGGCGACGGGGCTGGCGGCGGTGATCGCCACCCATAATCTCGACCTTGCCGACCGCATGCACCGGCGCGTGACGCTGCGCGAGGGGCAAGTGGTGGAACTCGCCTGA
- a CDS encoding lipoprotein-releasing ABC transporter permease subunit, whose protein sequence is MLSLRYLRARRKEGFISVIAGFSFLGIMLGVATLIIVMAVMNGFRTELLSKILGLNGHMLVQPIDGPLTDYDAVAKRIAGVPGVKLAVPLVEGQALASSAFNAGGVLVRGLSEASLRALPAIGSNIRAGTLDGFDEGSGVAIGKRLADQLSLQAGDNLTLVAPRGAVTPMGTTPRIKVYKIAAVFEIGMSEYDSAFVFMPLAESQAYFNKDGDVTAIEVYVDHPDDVERYRPLVQAAAERPIYIVDWRQRNATFFNALQVERNVMFLILTLIVVVAAFNIVSGLNMLVKDKGRDIGILRTMGATSGAIMRIFLVTGAAIGVVGTLAGFLLGLIVCLNVEEIRQFISWLTATELFSPELYYLSRLPAELNAGETATVVLMALILSLLAPLYPSWRAARLDPVEALRYE, encoded by the coding sequence ATGCTGTCGCTGCGCTATCTGCGCGCCCGCCGCAAGGAGGGCTTCATCTCGGTCATCGCCGGCTTCTCCTTTCTCGGCATCATGCTCGGCGTGGCGACGCTCATCATCGTCATGGCTGTCATGAACGGCTTCCGCACCGAGCTGCTGTCGAAGATTCTCGGGCTGAACGGCCACATGCTGGTGCAGCCCATTGACGGCCCGCTGACCGATTATGACGCGGTGGCCAAGCGCATTGCCGGCGTGCCGGGCGTGAAGCTCGCCGTGCCGCTGGTGGAAGGGCAGGCGCTCGCCTCCTCCGCCTTCAATGCCGGCGGCGTGCTGGTGCGCGGCCTTTCCGAGGCCAGCCTGCGGGCGCTTCCGGCCATCGGCTCCAATATCCGCGCCGGCACGCTGGACGGTTTCGACGAGGGCTCGGGCGTCGCCATTGGCAAGCGCCTTGCCGACCAGTTGTCGCTGCAGGCGGGCGACAATCTCACCCTTGTCGCCCCGCGTGGCGCGGTGACCCCCATGGGCACCACGCCGCGCATAAAAGTCTACAAGATCGCGGCGGTGTTCGAGATCGGCATGTCGGAATATGACAGCGCCTTCGTCTTCATGCCGCTGGCGGAGAGCCAGGCCTATTTCAACAAGGATGGCGATGTGACCGCCATCGAGGTCTATGTCGACCATCCCGACGATGTGGAGCGCTACCGGCCGCTGGTGCAGGCGGCGGCGGAGCGGCCGATCTACATTGTCGACTGGCGCCAGCGTAACGCCACCTTCTTCAACGCGCTGCAGGTGGAGCGGAACGTGATGTTCCTGATCCTGACGCTGATCGTGGTGGTGGCCGCCTTCAACATCGTCTCCGGCCTCAACATGCTGGTGAAGGACAAGGGCCGCGATATCGGCATTCTGCGCACCATGGGCGCCACCAGCGGCGCGATCATGCGCATCTTCCTCGTCACCGGCGCCGCCATCGGCGTGGTCGGCACGCTGGCGGGCTTTCTGCTGGGCCTCATCGTCTGCCTGAATGTCGAGGAAATCCGCCAGTTCATCTCCTGGCTCACCGCCACCGAGCTGTTCTCGCCGGAGCTGTATTATCTCAGCCGCCTGCCGGCCGAGCTGAACGCGGGGGAAACCGCCACCGTGGTGCTGATGGCGCTCATCCTCTCCCTTCTCGCCCCGCTCTACCCGTCCTGGCGCGCCGCGCGCCTCGATCCGGTGGAAGCGCTGCGCTACGAATAG
- the proS gene encoding proline--tRNA ligase, with product MRLSRYFLPILREVPKEAEIVSHRFMLRAGMIRQESAGIYAWLPLGKRVLDKICAIIREEQNRSGAIEIMMPTIQSADLWRESGRYDDYGKEMLRIKDRHERDMLYGPTNEEMLTEIVRAYVKSYKDLPLNLYHIQWKFRDEVRPRFGVMRSREFLMKDAYSIDLDFESAVVAYNRMFVAYLRTFARLGLKAIPMVADTGPIGGNHSHEFIILASTGESQVFCHADYLDMATPEAGVDFRDPAGLQEIVNRWTSLYAATEEKHDEEAFAAIPEEQRVSARGIEVGHIFYFGTKYSEPMGAKVTGPDGVETPVHMGSYGIGPSRLVAAIIEASHDENGIIWPEAIAPFRVGLLNLKVGDAGTDAACEQIYAALSESGVDVLYDDTEERPGSKFATADLIGLPWQIIVGPKGLAAGTVELKRRADGSRETLSIAAALERITG from the coding sequence ATGCGCCTGTCCCGCTACTTCCTTCCCATCCTCCGCGAAGTCCCGAAGGAAGCGGAAATCGTCTCGCACCGCTTCATGCTGCGCGCCGGCATGATCCGGCAGGAGAGCGCCGGCATCTATGCGTGGCTGCCGCTGGGCAAGCGCGTGCTCGACAAGATCTGCGCCATCATCCGCGAGGAGCAGAACCGCTCCGGCGCCATCGAGATCATGATGCCGACCATCCAGTCGGCCGATCTCTGGCGCGAAAGCGGGCGCTATGACGACTATGGCAAGGAGATGCTTCGCATCAAGGACCGGCATGAGCGCGACATGCTCTACGGGCCGACCAATGAGGAGATGCTCACCGAGATCGTCCGCGCCTATGTGAAGTCCTACAAGGACTTGCCGCTGAATCTCTACCACATCCAGTGGAAGTTTCGCGACGAGGTGCGTCCGCGCTTCGGCGTCATGCGCTCGCGCGAATTCCTGATGAAGGACGCCTATTCGATCGACCTCGACTTCGAGAGCGCGGTCGTCGCCTATAACCGCATGTTCGTCGCCTATCTCAGAACCTTCGCCCGGCTGGGGCTGAAGGCGATTCCCATGGTCGCCGACACCGGCCCGATCGGCGGCAATCACAGCCATGAGTTCATCATCCTCGCCTCCACCGGCGAGAGCCAGGTGTTCTGCCATGCTGACTATCTCGACATGGCCACGCCGGAGGCGGGCGTCGACTTCCGCGATCCGGCCGGGCTGCAAGAGATCGTGAACCGCTGGACCAGCCTTTATGCGGCCACGGAAGAAAAGCATGACGAAGAGGCCTTCGCGGCGATTCCCGAGGAACAGCGGGTCTCGGCGCGCGGCATCGAGGTGGGTCACATCTTCTATTTCGGCACCAAATATTCCGAGCCGATGGGCGCCAAGGTGACGGGCCCCGATGGCGTGGAGACGCCCGTGCATATGGGCTCCTACGGCATCGGTCCGTCGCGTCTCGTCGCGGCGATCATCGAGGCGTCGCATGACGAGAACGGCATCATTTGGCCGGAGGCGATCGCCCCGTTCCGCGTCGGCCTCTTGAACCTCAAGGTCGGCGATGCCGGGACGGACGCGGCGTGCGAGCAGATCTATGCCGCGCTGAGCGAAAGTGGCGTCGATGTGCTCTATGACGACACCGAGGAGCGGCCGGGCTCGAAATTCGCCACCGCCGATCTGATCGGCCTTCCCTGGCAGATCATCGTCGGCCCCAAGGGCCTTGCGGCCGGCACCGTGGAGCTGAAGCGGCGGGCCGACGGGTCGCGCGAGACGCTGTCCATCGCGGCGGCGCTGGAGCGCATCACCGGTTGA
- a CDS encoding DUF1467 family protein: MGVGTYIAIYFIVWWVVIFTVLPFGVRSQHEDGAVEDGTEPGAPQRPMLLRKALATTVISAILVLLFAWLVETDRLNVDMFPMPFQLYETK, encoded by the coding sequence ATGGGCGTCGGCACTTATATCGCGATCTATTTCATCGTCTGGTGGGTGGTGATCTTCACCGTCCTGCCGTTCGGCGTGCGCTCGCAGCATGAGGATGGCGCGGTCGAGGACGGCACCGAGCCGGGCGCGCCGCAGCGGCCGATGCTGCTGCGCAAGGCGCTGGCGACGACCGTGATCTCCGCCATCCTGGTGCTGCTCTTCGCCTGGCTGGTGGAAACCGACCGGCTGAATGTCGATATGTTCCCAATGCCGTTCCAGCTCTACGAGACCAAATAG
- the mce gene encoding methylmalonyl-CoA epimerase, whose amino-acid sequence MIGRLNHVAIAVPDLEAAIATYRDTLCGQVSGVTPQPEHGVNTVFVTLPNTKIELLGALGEGSPIAKFLERNPEGGIHHLCYEVDDILAARDRLLAAGARVLGSGEPRLGAHGKPVLFLHPKDFLGTLVELEQA is encoded by the coding sequence ATGATCGGCCGTCTGAACCATGTCGCCATCGCCGTGCCGGACCTTGAGGCGGCGATTGCCACCTATCGCGATACGCTCTGCGGCCAGGTGTCCGGCGTCACACCGCAGCCGGAGCACGGGGTGAACACGGTGTTCGTCACCCTGCCCAACACCAAGATCGAGCTGCTCGGCGCGCTCGGGGAGGGTTCGCCGATCGCCAAATTCCTTGAACGCAACCCGGAAGGCGGCATCCATCATCTCTGCTACGAGGTCGACGACATCCTCGCCGCCCGCGACCGCCTGCTGGCGGCGGGGGCGCGGGTGCTGGGCTCCGGCGAGCCGCGCCTCGGCGCGCATGGCAAGCCGGTGCTGTTCCTGCACCCCAAGGATTTCCTCGGCACGCTGGTGGAACTCGAACAGGCGTGA
- a CDS encoding ribonuclease J, producing MNLGLYGLGPRNRRKWLAVDLGISFAPPEVPGIDLIMPDVGFLEREADAGNLAGLVITHGHEDHIGALVDLWPRLGCTVYTTPFTHALAEARRLGEPGAPKIPFHIVPTGGRTRIGPFDVEFVPVAHSIPDSHSLAIRTPLGLVVHTGDWKIDPTPVVGNVTDPARFTALGDEGVRAIICDSTNAIRDGISPSEVDVQAALGELIAAAPHRVAVTTFASNVARIRSIAEAAVKAGREVVLVGRAMERVIGVAREQHMLDGLPPFRPVDAYGFLPRDKVVAILTGSQGEPRAALARIADDDHPDIALSPGDHVIFSSRTIPGNERAVNRIINALVLQGIKVITDRDGLVHVSGHPRRGELEQMYQWLRPQVAVPVHGEPLHLSEHAELARRMGVREVIRLVDGDVVRLISADPALGAEVIEEIPSGRLYKDGQVLVGAEDPAISERRRLSFSGLVSVAIAMSSKGEVVGDPMIDLSGLPRLGIGGTPLDEVVEDAVLNCLDGLPKPRRRDPDAVAESVTRAVRAQINAAWGKKPLCHVLVITV from the coding sequence ATGAATCTCGGGCTGTACGGTCTGGGGCCACGCAACCGGCGCAAATGGCTCGCGGTCGATCTCGGCATTTCCTTCGCCCCGCCGGAGGTGCCGGGTATCGACCTGATCATGCCTGATGTCGGCTTTCTGGAACGTGAGGCGGATGCCGGCAACCTCGCCGGCCTCGTCATCACCCACGGGCACGAGGACCATATCGGCGCGCTGGTGGATCTGTGGCCGCGCCTTGGCTGCACGGTCTACACCACGCCCTTCACCCATGCGCTGGCGGAGGCGCGGCGCCTGGGTGAGCCGGGTGCGCCGAAGATTCCCTTCCACATCGTGCCGACCGGCGGGCGGACCCGGATTGGTCCGTTCGACGTGGAATTCGTGCCGGTCGCGCATTCGATTCCCGACAGCCATTCGCTCGCCATCCGCACCCCGCTCGGGCTGGTGGTGCATACGGGCGACTGGAAGATCGACCCGACCCCCGTGGTCGGCAACGTCACCGATCCCGCGCGCTTCACCGCGCTGGGCGATGAGGGCGTGCGGGCGATCATCTGCGATTCCACCAACGCCATCCGCGACGGCATTTCGCCCTCGGAAGTGGATGTGCAGGCCGCACTCGGCGAGTTGATCGCCGCCGCGCCGCACCGTGTCGCGGTGACGACCTTCGCCTCCAATGTGGCGCGCATCCGCTCCATCGCCGAGGCGGCGGTGAAGGCGGGGCGCGAGGTGGTGCTTGTCGGGCGGGCGATGGAGCGGGTGATCGGCGTGGCGCGCGAGCAGCACATGCTCGACGGCCTGCCGCCCTTCCGTCCCGTCGACGCCTATGGCTTCCTGCCGCGCGACAAGGTGGTCGCTATCCTCACCGGCAGCCAGGGCGAGCCGCGCGCGGCGCTGGCGCGCATCGCCGATGACGACCATCCCGACATCGCCCTGTCGCCGGGCGACCATGTCATCTTCTCCTCCCGCACCATTCCCGGCAATGAGCGGGCGGTGAACCGCATCATCAACGCTCTGGTGCTGCAGGGCATCAAGGTCATCACCGACCGCGACGGGCTGGTGCATGTCTCCGGCCATCCGCGCCGGGGCGAATTGGAGCAGATGTACCAGTGGCTGCGCCCGCAGGTGGCGGTGCCGGTGCATGGCGAGCCGCTGCATCTGTCCGAACATGCCGAGCTCGCCCGCCGCATGGGCGTGCGCGAGGTGATCCGGCTGGTGGATGGCGATGTGGTGCGCCTGATCAGCGCCGACCCCGCGCTTGGTGCCGAGGTGATCGAGGAGATTCCGTCTGGCCGGCTCTACAAGGACGGGCAGGTGCTGGTCGGCGCCGAGGACCCGGCGATCTCCGAGCGGCGGCGGCTCTCCTTCAGCGGGCTGGTGTCGGTCGCCATCGCCATGTCGTCCAAGGGCGAGGTGGTCGGCGATCCCATGATCGACCTGTCCGGCCTGCCGCGCCTCGGTATTGGCGGCACGCCGCTCGACGAGGTGGTGGAAGACGCGGTGCTGAACTGCCTCGACGGCCTGCCCAAGCCGCGCCGGCGCGACCCGGACGCGGTCGCGGAATCGGTGACGCGCGCAGTGCGCGCCCAGATCAACGCCGCCTGGGGCAAGAAGCCGCTCTGCCATGTGCTCGTCATCACGGTATGA